In a genomic window of Oncorhynchus keta strain PuntledgeMale-10-30-2019 chromosome 28, Oket_V2, whole genome shotgun sequence:
- the timm21 gene encoding mitochondrial import inner membrane translocase subunit Tim21-like yields the protein MVYSFILKVVQRNLHQYQTLSTQSVLRICKRMQNNLHLQKPSTATSRFVFYGTAYHSPIVSNLFCTRSRSISVDTRLRSKGEEKDGGQVSVPRQGPSTAHKVKEAGKDFTYLIVVLIGLGVTGGLLYVVFQELFSSSSPNKVYSKAFNKTRLHPEVIGVFGEPIKCFGETSRRGRRQKISHVEYMKDGLKHMRLKFYIQGEEPGRQGTVHTESKENPETGKLEFRYIFVEVDTYPRRTIVIEDNR from the exons ATGGTGTATTCTTTCATACTGAAAGTTGTGCAGCGTAATTTGCATCAATATCAAACACTGTCAACGCAATCCGTTCTGCGAATATGTAAACGCATGCAGAATAATTTGCACCTTCAGAAACCGTCTACTGCAACATCCAGATTCGTTTTCTACGGGACTGCATATCACTCACCTATTGTGAGCAATCTGTTTTGTACACGGAGTCGAAGCATTTCTGTCGACACAAGATTGAGAagtaaaggagaagagaaggatggTGGACAGGTGTCAGTACCGAGGCAAGGACCTTCTACTGCACATAAAG TAAAGGAAGCTGGCAAAGACTTTACCTACCTCATAGTTGTGCTGATTGGACTCGGAGTAacag GTGGGTTGTTGTATGTGGTTTTCCAggagctgttctcctcctccagCCCCAACAAGGTATACAGCAAAGCCTTCAACAAAACCAGGTTACACCCAGAG GTGATTGGAGTGTTCGGGGAGCCAATCAAGTGCTTCGGTGAAACGTCCCGCCGAGGTAGAAGACAGAAAATCAG TCATGTGGAGTACATGAAAGATGGACTGAAGCACATGAGACTGAAGTTCTACATCCAGGGAGAAGAACCAGGCCGGCAGGGAACTGTGCACACAGAATCTAAAGAG AACCCTGAAACTGGAAAGTTAGAGTTCCGCTACATCTTTGTGGAAGTAGACACTTACCCCAGGAGAACCATTGTCATTGAGGATAACAGATAA